One part of the Oceanidesulfovibrio indonesiensis genome encodes these proteins:
- a CDS encoding cobalamin-binding domain-containing protein: MKILLVEPKSSTTYPPMGLMKLSRYHKLLEDDVLYVVGKNKEACFKFWDKVYVTSVFTYDYKHLIDTVKYYSGNLFNFGNMVVGGVAATLLSDKVEKETGVKVHQGLLNQHDSKLEELAKSNSEYAYLLKAGCTIDNLPPDYDIVADNTKYSKIIDNSFFMYSTKGCPNKCAFCAVRKLEPKYVDYIPIKPRIEILRSEVGDRAGLLLLDNNIAASDTFFQIIDEIKDSGYAANEKMVYQKNGRTIYKKRFVDFNQGVDLRLLDEEKMKALATIAIDPLRLAFDDISLADQYIEKTCLAISCGIKRLSNYMLFNFKDKPEDLYKRMEINTQIIKDHQDENVKIFSFPMRYSPIDQTNRSYIGKHWTKREIRAVQLILQATHGIVSHSLSQDQGGKGYFYRAFGGSEREFCEILWMPYHYIVNRDLYEYKNTNINDWKTLFKNIKSDQFDELKLVLSCGRYQGSANHSSSLINKILEHYVGEHTVVVRK; this comes from the coding sequence GGCTAATGAAGCTTTCACGATATCACAAGCTTCTCGAAGATGATGTTCTTTATGTTGTCGGAAAGAATAAGGAGGCTTGTTTTAAGTTTTGGGACAAAGTGTACGTGACATCTGTTTTTACATATGACTATAAGCATCTTATAGATACAGTTAAGTATTATTCTGGCAACCTTTTTAACTTTGGCAATATGGTTGTTGGTGGCGTAGCTGCTACACTACTTTCCGACAAGGTAGAAAAGGAAACAGGCGTTAAAGTACATCAAGGATTACTAAATCAACATGATTCGAAGCTCGAAGAGCTCGCCAAGTCAAATTCTGAATATGCGTACCTGCTCAAAGCCGGATGCACAATCGATAATCTCCCTCCAGATTATGACATTGTTGCGGACAACACTAAGTACTCAAAAATCATTGACAACTCGTTCTTCATGTATTCGACCAAGGGGTGTCCAAATAAGTGCGCATTTTGCGCTGTCAGAAAGCTAGAACCAAAGTATGTTGACTATATTCCTATCAAGCCACGTATTGAAATCTTAAGAAGTGAGGTAGGTGATAGAGCTGGTTTACTTTTGCTAGACAACAATATTGCAGCTTCAGATACATTTTTCCAAATCATCGACGAGATCAAAGACTCAGGCTATGCAGCCAATGAAAAAATGGTGTACCAAAAGAATGGAAGAACTATCTACAAAAAAAGGTTTGTAGATTTTAACCAAGGAGTTGATCTTCGCCTTCTTGATGAAGAGAAAATGAAGGCACTTGCAACTATAGCCATTGATCCACTTCGTCTTGCTTTCGACGACATTTCTCTGGCAGATCAATATATCGAGAAAACCTGTTTGGCAATTTCATGTGGCATAAAGCGCTTGTCTAATTATATGCTTTTCAATTTTAAAGACAAACCAGAAGATCTTTACAAAAGAATGGAAATAAACACACAGATAATAAAAGATCATCAGGATGAAAATGTTAAGATCTTCTCTTTCCCAATGAGATATTCACCCATTGACCAGACAAACAGGAGTTATATTGGAAAACATTGGACTAAACGAGAAATTAGGGCAGTTCAATTGATCCTGCAGGCAACCCATGGGATTGTTTCACATAGTTTGTCACAGGATCAGGGCGGTAAAGGATATTTTTATAGAGCTTTTGGGGGATCAGAACGAGAATTTTGTGAAATATTATGGATGCCTTATCATTACATTGTTAATAGAGACCTTTACGAATATAAAAACACGAACATAAATGATTGGAAAACATTGTTTAAAAATATTAAATCTGACCAGTTCGATGAACTTAAATTAGTACTTTCATGTGGAAGATATCAAGGAAGTGCCAATCATTCTTCTTCGTTAATAAATAAAATTCTTGAACACTATGTGGGAGAGCATACTGTGGTTGTCAGAAAGTAG